CGGTGAACACCATTAGTAATAGCTTTAATTGGAGCTCTGTTATCAACATCTTCCCACATCCTGCGGGCTGTATCTCCGTGAAGTTGAGCAACTCCATTTGCGACATTAGCAAGTTTTAGCCCGGCAACAGTCATATTAAAAGGTGCTCCTCCAATCTGAACCATTTGGTCGAGAGTAAGGCCATTATTTGCTCCCATATATTCCATAATTTTGAGGCCATGTTCTTCATTACCTTCTTTAATGGGAGTATGAGTTGTAAAAGCAACTTCTTTTCTAGTTTTCTTCCAGGCCTGCTCAAAAGTCATCCCCATTGCCATTTTTTCCTGAATAAGCTCAGTACCAGCCAGAGCAGCATGACCTTCATTAAAATGATAAATATCTATATCAAGATCAAGTTTTCTTAAGGCTTTAACTCCTCCAATACCAAGAACAATTTCCTGGGCCAGTCTTTCTTCTTCAAACCAGCCGTAAAGTTGTCCGGTAATCCAGCTATTTGAACCATTTTCATCAAGATTGGTATCAAGTAGATAAAGAGGATTATTATCATATTTTTCTAGTTTCCAGACCTTAACTTTTACATCTTCTTCTCTAACTTTAACTGTAACTTCAACTCCAGTATCTTCTAAGTAATCATAGATATAATCATTTGTGGGATAACAATCATAGGGTCTACCATCATCATCAATCAATTGTTTTGTATAACCCTGACGCCAGAGAAGACCAATACCAATAAGGTCTTTGTCTAAATCCTTAGATGCTTTTAAAATATCTCCGGCTAAAATTCCCAGTCCGCCAGAATAAATTCTCATATCTTCATGAAGACCGTATTCCATACAGAAATAGGCAACACTTTTATTATTTTTCTTTGACATAAAATCACTCCTTTTTTTAAATGTATGTAAAATATAGTTTATGCAAACCTTTGCATTAATTATATCATAAGTATTAAAAGGAAAAAAGCCTTAATTAGAAAAAATATTATAAAAATTAAAAAGAGGAAAATGATGAAAAATCACGAATTATAATATTAGGCAAAAATGTGATAATATTAAAAATAAACCTTTAATGTTTAATTATGGTAAAGTATAAAAGTGTTATAGCTATTATTATAAATAATAATAAGTGTTCACAGTGGGGTGAATCAGGTAATGAAGGGTAATGAAGAACAGGGATGTTTTAGAGAATTATTAAATGAAGTATCAGCCCAGGTAGTTGCTTTTAATAAAAATTATGAAATTAAATGGGCAAATCAAAAAGCAAAAGATTATTTGAATTATGGAAAAGAATTAAAAGATAAAAATTGTCGTCAGTTATTTTTTGAAAATGATTTTAGTATTAAAGAGTCAGAAATTGAAGAATGTCCTTTTGAAGAGATATTTC
The sequence above is a segment of the Halanaerobiales bacterium genome. Coding sequences within it:
- the glgP gene encoding alpha-glucan family phosphorylase — protein: MSKKNNKSVAYFCMEYGLHEDMRIYSGGLGILAGDILKASKDLDKDLIGIGLLWRQGYTKQLIDDDGRPYDCYPTNDYIYDYLEDTGVEVTVKVREEDVKVKVWKLEKYDNNPLYLLDTNLDENGSNSWITGQLYGWFEEERLAQEIVLGIGGVKALRKLDLDIDIYHFNEGHAALAGTELIQEKMAMGMTFEQAWKKTRKEVAFTTHTPIKEGNEEHGLKIMEYMGANNGLTLDQMVQIGGAPFNMTVAGLKLANVANGVAQLHGDTARRMWEDVDNRAPIKAITNGVHRPTWVDQRITKNKDNPEELWDSHQEIKGELIDYIADNTGTQLDEDKLLIGFARRAAPYKRSDFIFRKPEIIGEYLENGDIQIVFSGKAHPLDDTGKDIVQNLIKMTEKYPDSVVFLEDYNIEIGRILTRGVDLWLNNPRRPLEASGTSGMKAAMNGILNLSILDGWWPEACRHGINGWQFGNGYQGDGQDKHDLKHLYKVLLEEVLPTYYENKDKWTKMMQNSIEDTYDRFSAKEMVRKYYKKLY